The Haloterrigena turkmenica DSM 5511 genome includes the window CGAGCGCTTCGAGACGATCCTCGACATGCACAAGGCCGTCGGCGATGCCATGCGCGCCGGCGACTTCTGGGAGTACCACCCGCAGGGCAAGAACCCCGAGCGGAAACACGCCTGAAGCGGCCGCCGTCGCGTCTCGCCTCCGTTCTCGACTCGAGACCCGTTCCCTACTTGAGAGTTCCCTCGAGTCTCCCGTTCGTGCCCCCATCACGAATCTGGATTACGTATCGCTTATACGACGGCGTTCGAAACCCACTGCTACCGTGACTAATACGCAGGTTACGCTCGTTCAGATCGACAACTACGGGCCGTGGACGGTCACACCGGAGCCGCGGCGGGAGGCCGACCTCCAGACGATGCAGTCTCGGCTCTACGCCGACATCTCCCAGTTCGTCGGCAACCGCGGCGGCTACACCTTCTTCACTCGCTTCGACAACATGATCGCCGTCACGAACGGCCTCGACCTCGAGGATCACGCGCTCCTCCAGGAGTCCGTCGGCAACCGGTATCCCGTGACGCTCAGCCTCGGCGTCGCCGCCGACGCCAGTCCCGTACAGGCGCTGGCCGACGCGACCGCGCGCGTCCAGGACGCCGGCAGCGCACAGGACGAGGACCGACGCGAGTGCCTCGAGGGCCGGGCCGTCGACGCCACCGACCGAACCGCAGAGGACGTCCAGATCGCCCACTTCGACGTCATCAACGCGACCGGCACCTACACCGACGAACTCAACGCCTTCGACACGTTCATCGAGATCGAACAGGGGTACGCCGAACTCATGCGGCACATGCGCCACGCCCACGAGAGCCTCTCCTTTTTCGTCGGCGGGGACAACATCATCGTCACCTGCCCGGACCTCGACGAAGGCGACTACGAAGAGGCCATCTACCACGTCGAGGAGGCCGTCGATGTCGAACTGCAGGTCGGCGTCGGCCGCGGGGAGTGCGCCCACGATGCCG containing:
- a CDS encoding GTP cyclohydrolase III; protein product: MTNTQVTLVQIDNYGPWTVTPEPRREADLQTMQSRLYADISQFVGNRGGYTFFTRFDNMIAVTNGLDLEDHALLQESVGNRYPVTLSLGVAADASPVQALADATARVQDAGSAQDEDRRECLEGRAVDATDRTAEDVQIAHFDVINATGTYTDELNAFDTFIEIEQGYAELMRHMRHAHESLSFFVGGDNIIVTCPDLDEGDYEEAIYHVEEAVDVELQVGVGRGECAHDAGFAAKHALETCRSDGTRVELEW